The DNA sequence TGAATATGATATGGATACGGGATAATTTCTTGAAAGTAGACATCATTGAGGGGAGGAAGATTGACGAATACCCGCAGTCCACGAAAGTCCTTGTAGATATTTTCAGGTCTACATCCACAATGCCTCTGATGATAAAAAATGGCGCAAAATACATCATACCGACGAAAACAGTGAAAGAGGCCAGGGCGATAAAGGCAGAAAACCCGGATTACGTGCTTGCAGGAGAGAGACTTGGAAGGAGGATGCGCGGGTTTGAATATGGAAACTCCCCGTACGAAGTGTGGGAGGAAAATTTCAGGGATAAAATAGTAGTATTTACCAGCACCAACGGAACCAAGGTCCTTGACAAGATAAAGGGCACGGGCAGGATACTGATAGGATCATTCATTAACCTCTCTGCTACCATCAATGCTGTCACTTCGGAACCATACGTTTCAATAGTTGTATCCGGGCGCCCGGATGGCGTGGCGGATGAGGATCACTTCTTTGCAGAATACCTGAAGGCAAGACTAACTGGAGAGAGTGCGGACGAGAGCGCATGCATCACAAAAATTAAGAAATCAAAGGGCGCAAGGAGGCTGAAGATGATGGGAGCAAAGGAAGACATAGAATATTCACTTAAGGTCGATGCCGTGGATTTCCCGCTTGTGTTCGCCGATGGAAAAATCTCTAGATTTCAATGACATTACCAGCTGTGAATTTTTTCCCCCTGCTGGATGCAAGGTATACAAGCAGTCTTTCAGCAAACTTTAATTTTTCCGCCTTGACAGCCAGGTCTGTACCTGCCTTGGTTGTAGGAAGCCTGAAATTGAATCCTAGAAGGGTTATGGACTTCGCACCAAGATAGTCTGCCAGAAATGCAGCCCTGTCTCCGTCAGTGAATCCGCCAAAATTGTATATCTTTCCAAAAGGCACATTCTGGGTAGTGCAGAGTATCTCCTCCTTCAGTCCCGGGACAATCCTGCCGAGCTTTTCCTGGTTATCCCCATGAGCGTGAACCACGACCCGCGATCCCTCATCCTGGCACTTTATTATAAGATCAGGGTCTCCATCAAGGTCAGTGACTATGGCATCAGGGGGGCCAAGAATTCGGAAGAAAGAGGAGAGTGCAGAATCAGCAACAAAATATATACCTGGTCCGGCATCTTCTAGAATCTCACGCAAATTAGGCCCGTTGCCTACAACTTGAATATTGCTTCCCGTGAATTCATTCAGAAATGACACTGCACTCGCCTTTTTATGTGCGATCCTGTCCAGAAGCAATGATGAAAGATAGTCCTCAGCCTGGCTGTATCCGAAGTGATTGCATATATCATCATACCATGGTATCCATTCAGTATAATCCATCGTGATTTTCACCATCTACATTCGAGAACCAGTGATAATTCGGCATGAGACTATCTCATCTGTTCCTCAGGCACACTGATAGTTTGCCTGGCAGCCTTGTTTTCTGACTCAAGTGATGAAAAGTGCCGGTGAAGCAGCGACGCAAGTATTGCAAAGAGTACACCTATTATCAATATACCTATATCCAGTATGGCCTGGTCAAAGTCAATGAAGGAGAACACGTACCTCGTGTAGTTGAATACGCCATAGAAAATGAATGCCGTTCCGAACACGAAGAAGGCAGTGGACCACATCCTTGCTACACCCTCTTTCCTGCCGATATACATCTGGATTACAAGGCCGACTATCCTGACGAAGGTAGAGGCGTATACCCACCACACCATACTCGAAAGAAATATAAGTATGATGTCAAGGATCGGTTCATTCATCGTCCTTATTCCTGAATAGGTAAAACCCAGGCCAGACAGTATTATCAGAGCGGAGGCAAGATATGTTATAAACGTTACCCTCGTATCGTTGGCGTACTGTTGCATCGACCGTACGGTCCAGAGGATCTTCTTGCCGATCTCAAATCCTCTCTCCACAAAGTATGAGCCCAGGACGAGAGTCACCAGGGTGATTGCACCCTGGTTCGGGTTCACGCTGATCTGCCTCAGAGCCAGAGAAGAATAGAAGATGAAGGCCAGGGTTGCAAGCCCGTAGGTGAGAAGGACAAGCCCGATCGGGATCAGGAACTTGCTCACAAGTTTCTTGTCCTTAAGGGCCTTGACAATATAATAATAAAGAGATTCTATGTTCTGGTTATGTCTTACTATCACGTGTTTTACATATCTTATTTTTATCCTGGACGTGATCAGGGGAGTTATATAATCATCCTCAGCTCCGTCTGAAACAAGGATTACGTCAGAATAAATCCTTGGATATGCCATCAATATATCCAGCTGCCGGCCGATTTTTTCATCAGATTTCCTTCCGACCTCGTCATCCCCGGTTATAAGTGCAATCTCGACTTCCATCCCTTCATTGTGAAGCTCATCATAATGTCTTATTGCACCAAATAGCGCATTTGCATCGGAATCTTCAGGGTCCTGGATGATCAGCTTGGAAGCCGCCCTGTAACACTCCTGCCTCCCGATGAGCGGGCCTTCAATTCCAACCTTTTCACCGAAATCGTTATCCCTGTCAACATTGAGTATGAGCGTCTTCATTCAATCAACCGCCGATATGCATGACGAAATCGCTGGTGCCTTAAATACTGAATACTGGAATATAAATTTATCCAAGTTCTTGAAAGGAAAGAGCCGTAAACAGATTGCCCGTTTATTGTTTTCATTCTTTCCCGAATTTTTCATACCACTTGAGCGTTTCCGTGAACTGCATCAACATATGTTTCTTCTCCAGAAACCCATGCCCTTCCCGGGGATACAGCAGTAACCTTACAGTCTTGCCCATGTCCCTCAGCCCCCTGTAAAACTGGAAATATTGCCCTACTGGTACACAAGGGTCATCAACGCCATGCTGCAGGAGTACCGGTGTATTCACATTCTCAATATAATTCATCGGAGAGAACTTCTCGAATAACTCCCGCTTATATGGACTCTGATCATAATGAATGGAGTCCCAGTCTGGTATGTTGGTAACCCCATGGAAACTCATCCAGTCGGTGATCCCGAATAAACCAACGGCAGCCTTGAACATATTCGTCTGGGTTATCGCCCACGAGGTCATGAATCCTCCGTAGGATCCGCCAGTTATGAAAAACGTTTCAGTGTCAATCCTGCCGGACTTCCTGAGAAACTCAACTCCGGAGATTATATCCTGCAGATCCATGCCTCCCATATCCCCGCGGTTCGCCTCTGCATACTTCCTGCCCTTCCCGATACTGCCTCTGTAATTGGGATAGAATATTGAGTACCCTTTCCCAATAAATGGAGTGCTTCTGTCGATCAGAACCACCGGAGAGAATGAGGTCGGCCCTCCGTGCACATTTACAATGAGAGGATTTTCCTTGCTTTCCACTTTCAGTATGCCGTATATTTCCATCCCGTCCGGTGCCTTCCATTTAACAACCTCTGTGCGGTACTTTTTCAGGTCTTTGAATCCTTCATTCACCGACGAAAGCTTGCTTAAGGTCCCGGATTTGAGCATGAAAACCTCCAGAGGAGTCTGTGCATCAGTAAATGCAAAAATCATGTTGTTCCCATACAGTGAAAATTCAGGGGCTGCAGGAGGATACACTGTCCCCTCAGCCAACCACGTGTGTTCCCACTTACCGCTGAAGGTTCCAGCACCCATTGAACCCTCCTTTGTCCAGAGCGTAACCAGTTTTTCATTGCTGAACCAGTGCATATCACAGTAACTTCTGTCATCGTTTTCTGATATGTTAGTAGCTTTTCCCTTTGAGATATCCAGAATCACTATGTCACCGGATTCTACCCCGCGATCACTCCAGAGGGACTCGAGGAATGCAACTTTTGTACCATCAGGCGATAACCTGGGTTTTGCCACCATTCTCCATTCCGGAGTGTACACTTTTCTGGCATTTTTTCCTACAGTGTCAAGGCTGTAAATGCTGGAATGGTACCATGAACTTTCCTGTGGTGAAGCCGATCCAACGAAGATGATCGAGTCCCCCGATACATCGAATTCCCATACTTGTATACCTTCGGTAATTCTCTGGAACCCACGACCAGGCCTATAAATGTAAAGGGAGGAGAACTTTTCCTCCTCCTCGAAGTAGAATCCGTCATCGCCAGTTTCTTTTGTCTTCCTGACCTCTTCCCTTTCAGGCTCACGCATGAGAATGAGAAGGCTGTCGCTTCCGAGCCAGGCCAGCTGGCTGGCTTCACTGCCAAGAGAGACCTTTTCGTCAAGAGCGCTTTCCACGTCATATAACACGAGACTGTTTGTCTTGTCCTTCTTCTGCAGGTATGCAATGCGTTTTCCGTCCGCACTCATCGCCGGGCTGTAGTTCCGGGTCTCTTCCTCACGAAATTCCCTTGATCCTGTTGATCCAAGTAGCGGCTTTATTACTACAGAACCCTCAATGGTCTTGCCCTTTTCCTTGTAGGTACGCGACGTAGCATACACCAGCACTGAACCGTCTGGTGAGATCCTTGCGGAAGAGATTAGCCTGAAATCCAGATAATCGTCCATTGTGTGTTCTCTGGTCATAGTACTGACAATGCGAGGCTGATATTTTATGATTTATGATAATTCATGTTTCGCCTGCCATGTCCTGATCAATGCTACTCATAAGTAGCTCCTCAGGGATGGTTACATTTTTAACCACGGTTATAGTTATTGTTATTATGATAATCAGGGAGGTCGAATTCCTGGACCAGCGATTCGTTGTCAGGAAACCAGCAGGAAAGGTTCAGCAGGCAGTTTCTGCCATCACGGTTAAAGCTGCCAATGCACCGCAATACGGAAAAAACGTAGTCTCGTATACCTTGAATAATAGCTCCAGCAAATACACTGCATGCGTGCTTTACAGGGGGGTAAAGAATATATCGCCCCCATATTATTTTGGAAATGCATTTTATGCTGTCTACACTGGAAAGATCAACGGACAGTCCTCTGCCTTCTGGCTCGCTTCAGATATTGTTTCGGCTGCCACGCCATCCGGGCCAGGATCAAGCTATGCACTTGCCCCATTGAATATCGGAACCGGAAAGGACCTGGCATGCTTTGTTTTTGGTATCCCTCCTGGATCGACAGTGGAGATACTTGAAGGAGGCATACCCGACGCCTCCCAGATCAATCCCCTCATACCCTATGAGGTGGTACCTGGCATTCCGGGAGACTTCTGCATAGCATACAACGAACAGGCAGTAAAACAGTACATACTCCAGACGGGATACAGCGTTACCCCTCCAGCGAACCCCTTCACGGAGAAGACTGTCCTCCTGAACCCCACGCAGAAGGGTGTACCGGAGAATGAGATATACAGCGGGCAGAATGTAACAGCCGGCAGTTGCGATCGAACTCAGTAGAGCCTAAAGAAAATGGGACATTAGCATTTTTCCATTGTCGGGCAAAGAAGAACAATCCTTGGAAGCATTTACTTTGGCTCGCTTCATAGTGACTTGGTCAGGCTGATGCGTTTAATTCCGTTCCATTTCATAATCCGCTATTAGTGAACATGGCCTGAAAATTCGAATGACCGGGTACACAGAATACAATAATAAATATATGTGATCGAAATATCACCCATTGCGTATTAATTAAAGGTGCTTTGATGAATTCAGAAGAGTTGTTGATTCCAGAGGAAGAATACCAGAAATCGGGCGTCCATATTGGAACTCAAGTGAAATCCAAGGACATGAAAGATTACATTTTCAAGATCAGAGATGATGGACTGTACATTCTTAACATTAAGATGACCAACAGCATCCTGATCACTGCTGGCAAGATGCTGGCAAGATTCAGTCCCTCTGACATACTTGTTGTTGCACAGAGACAGTATGCGTTCAGGCCGGTATCGAAATTCTCCGAAGTTGTTAGATCATCCAGCATTGTAGGAAGATTCATTCCGGGAACCCTCACCAACCCCCAGCTTGGAAGCTACAAGGAGGCAAAGGTCATTATAGCAACCGATCCTCTTGCAGACACGCAGGCAGTCAAGGAAGCAAAGAAGATAGGCGTTCCAATAATTGCGCTCTGCGATGCAAATAACAAGACGGATTTCGTGGACCTCATAATACCGACGAATAACAAGGGGAGGAGGTCATTGGCCGTGATATACTGGCTGCTGGCGAGGGAAATCCTGAAGAATCGCGGTGAAATATCAAGCTACTCCGAGTTCAAGTACACAATAGATGACTTTGAGGCACAGGTCTAATCCGCCCCTAAAAATTTTTTTTACATTTTCGAAAAAAAGTCAAGTATCCGGGATATTGAAATGTATTCAACTTTCCCCTGATACAAACCCGCGAACAGCATTGATTTTCTCACACCGTGGGAAAGCCTTACTGCCCTGCTGATCCTGTACCACTGATCTGCTTCATCCATGACGTGAACCAGGTATTCCGCATGATCGGACATGCTTTTCCTGTAGGCCCTGAAATTAGCGCCGTACTTGAAACCGGTCCTGACAATCAACTTGCGCCTGACAAGATCCTCGTATACTGTATTTGCGATCTCGCCGGTACCATCCGCCCGGACTTGCTCACCTGCAAGGATGTGTTTCGCCTCCATATCTGTCAGGACAATCTTGTCCGAGAACCTGGAACCCAGCCATTCCAGTCCGGGTGCCTGGTCCACAAAAAATATGCCACCAGACTGGCTCATCGACCCCGCTGCAGGCCATGAAATTGTAACCTCTCCGAGGGGGTCTGACCGGACCGTGGAAAAAAGCGTGATGTCGCCTTCATCATCAATCGTTGAATACAGCGCAGGAGCAGTGTCCGCGAGTTCCTCAAATGTGACTGTTGAATTCTCCCCCATCACCCTCAGTACATTGCCCGCTTTACGGTCGTTCTTCCTGCCGAACATCAGGACTCGGTTGTCCCGCCTAACGTACATTCCCTTGGACTTGAGGTAAAAGTACGTTCTGAAGGTATCAAAATCATCACGGTCGGTTATGAAAGCATCAAGAATCGTGCCAGTTTCCCTGAAATGCACATTTTCAGGAATTATCCTCCCGGTAAAATAAAGGAACATCGCCTCGTACGGTTCAAGAAAAAGGGTGTCCTCAAGAACTTTTCCCACCCTGTATTTTCCATTCAGGTAAGAGGGGCTCCTGTTCCCGGAAATCTGGAAGGTGATAGGATTGCAGACGGCCCTAGGCATCCTTCTTCCTCTTTGCATAAAATCTCTTAAGGAGCTCGTCAATGACGTATTTCATCATTTCATTCACAGATAGGGCGTCCTTGGAAGAAACAAAAAAGTACCTGATGCCGTGCTTCTTCTCCAGTTCCTGGAAATCCTCGTCCCAGAGAACAGCCTCATATTTCCGGTCAAGTTTTGTCCCAACAGCTATCCTGACTGACAATGACTTTGATCTGTCCAGCCCGTCGAGAATCGAATCGACCTCGGACAGGGATTTCCTGTTCGTGAGATCAGCAGTCGCGATTATAGCATTTGACCCGGAAACGAGTTTTTCAGCTTCTGCCCCGTCTTCAGACTCAATGAACAGAAGGTCGGCATTTACCTTATTTCCCATGTAATCAAGAATCATTTTTTTTCTAGCTACCTGTTTCCTTAACCCTATAGCGGAATCAGAGTCGTATACAATCCGGGATATCAGCGAGCTTTTACCGGTTCCAACCGGTCCGA is a window from the Thermoplasmatales archaeon genome containing:
- the comB gene encoding 2-phosphosulfolactate phosphatase; translation: MIWIRDNFLKVDIIEGRKIDEYPQSTKVLVDIFRSTSTMPLMIKNGAKYIIPTKTVKEARAIKAENPDYVLAGERLGRRMRGFEYGNSPYEVWEENFRDKIVVFTSTNGTKVLDKIKGTGRILIGSFINLSATINAVTSEPYVSIVVSGRPDGVADEDHFFAEYLKARLTGESADESACITKIKKSKGARRLKMMGAKEDIEYSLKVDAVDFPLVFADGKISRFQ
- the mptE gene encoding 6-hydroxymethyl-7,8-dihydropterin pyrophosphokinase, translating into MDYTEWIPWYDDICNHFGYSQAEDYLSSLLLDRIAHKKASAVSFLNEFTGSNIQVVGNGPNLREILEDAGPGIYFVADSALSSFFRILGPPDAIVTDLDGDPDLIIKCQDEGSRVVVHAHGDNQEKLGRIVPGLKEEILCTTQNVPFGKIYNFGGFTDGDRAAFLADYLGAKSITLLGFNFRLPTTKAGTDLAVKAEKLKFAERLLVYLASSRGKKFTAGNVIEI
- a CDS encoding Acylamino-acid-releasing enzyme is translated as MTREHTMDDYLDFRLISSARISPDGSVLVYATSRTYKEKGKTIEGSVVIKPLLGSTGSREFREEETRNYSPAMSADGKRIAYLQKKDKTNSLVLYDVESALDEKVSLGSEASQLAWLGSDSLLILMREPEREEVRKTKETGDDGFYFEEEEKFSSLYIYRPGRGFQRITEGIQVWEFDVSGDSIIFVGSASPQESSWYHSSIYSLDTVGKNARKVYTPEWRMVAKPRLSPDGTKVAFLESLWSDRGVESGDIVILDISKGKATNISENDDRSYCDMHWFSNEKLVTLWTKEGSMGAGTFSGKWEHTWLAEGTVYPPAAPEFSLYGNNMIFAFTDAQTPLEVFMLKSGTLSKLSSVNEGFKDLKKYRTEVVKWKAPDGMEIYGILKVESKENPLIVNVHGGPTSFSPVVLIDRSTPFIGKGYSIFYPNYRGSIGKGRKYAEANRGDMGGMDLQDIISGVEFLRKSGRIDTETFFITGGSYGGFMTSWAITQTNMFKAAVGLFGITDWMSFHGVTNIPDWDSIHYDQSPYKRELFEKFSPMNYIENVNTPVLLQHGVDDPCVPVGQYFQFYRGLRDMGKTVRLLLYPREGHGFLEKKHMLMQFTETLKWYEKFGKE
- the rps2_1 gene encoding 30S ribosomal protein S2, with amino-acid sequence MNSEELLIPEEEYQKSGVHIGTQVKSKDMKDYIFKIRDDGLYILNIKMTNSILITAGKMLARFSPSDILVVAQRQYAFRPVSKFSEVVRSSSIVGRFIPGTLTNPQLGSYKEAKVIIATDPLADTQAVKEAKKIGVPIIALCDANNKTDFVDLIIPTNNKGRRSLAVIYWLLAREILKNRGEISSYSEFKYTIDDFEAQV
- the endA_1 gene encoding tRNA-splicing endonuclease — translated: MQRGRRMPRAVCNPITFQISGNRSPSYLNGKYRVGKVLEDTLFLEPYEAMFLYFTGRIIPENVHFRETGTILDAFITDRDDFDTFRTYFYLKSKGMYVRRDNRVLMFGRKNDRKAGNVLRVMGENSTVTFEELADTAPALYSTIDDEGDITLFSTVRSDPLGEVTISWPAAGSMSQSGGIFFVDQAPGLEWLGSRFSDKIVLTDMEAKHILAGEQVRADGTGEIANTVYEDLVRRKLIVRTGFKYGANFRAYRKSMSDHAEYLVHVMDEADQWYRISRAVRLSHGVRKSMLFAGLYQGKVEYISISRILDFFSKM
- a CDS encoding Miro-like protein, which produces MEADRVTWKISIIGPVGTGKSSLISRIVYDSDSAIGLRKQVARKKMILDYMGNKVNADLLFIESEDGAEAEKLVSGSNAIIATADLTNRKSLSEVDSILDGLDRSKSLSVRIAVGTKLDRKYEAVLWDEDFQELEKKHGIRYFFVSSKDALSVNEMMKYVIDELLKRFYAKRKKDA